In the genome of Triticum urartu cultivar G1812 chromosome 5, Tu2.1, whole genome shotgun sequence, one region contains:
- the LOC125509356 gene encoding uncharacterized protein LOC125509356: MELLNVVPADAMAFPLYSLPAAANTVASLFAWLVAALAAAVGLWRIRAVGSSNKLPVAGARAHGSTLVDGKQQTQAVSSPAADEPRPRLAEPVEPASPISEPSSPSKVRFTAYYGGAGADAGDDGVVDGVRKCADGDEDDNGVPFVDDQSETLPRRTASMRIRSAASTAVPCWEEREMAVRRRGDLGWYRHLDMAVLDGTVVRLWDGEVTAAVASPRARRGRAGLELHLSL; this comes from the coding sequence ATGGAGCTGCTCAACGTGGTGCCGGCGGACGCCATGGCCTTCCCCCTCTACTCCCTCCCCGCGGCGGCCAACACCGTCGCCTCGCTCTTCGCCTGGCTCgtcgccgccctcgccgccgccgttgGCCTCTGGCGCATCCGCGCGGTCGGCTCCTCCAACAAACTACCCGTCGCCGGCGCCCGCGCCCACGGCAGCACCCTCGTGGACGGCAAGCAGCAGACGCAGGCCGTTTCGTCGCCTGCCGCTGACGAGCCACGGCCCAGACTCGCCGAGCCGGTGGAGCCGGCTTCCCCGATTAGCGAGCCGAGCTCGCCGTCCAAGGTCCGGTTCACGGCGTACTACGGCGGGGCCGGAGCTGACGCCGGCGACGACGGAGTAGTTGACGGCGTCAGGAAATGCGCCGACGGGGACGAGGACGACAACGGCGTGCCCTTCGTCGACGACCAGAGCGAGACGCTGCCGAGACGGACGGCGTCGATGAGGATCAGGTCGGCGGCCTCGACGGCGGTGCCCTGCTGGGAGGAGAGGGAGATGGCCGTGAGGAGGCGGGGGGATCTGGGCTGGTACCGCCACCTTGACATGGCGGTGCTCGACGGCACCGTCGTAAGGCTGTGGGACGGCGAGGTCACCGCGGCGGTGGCGTCGCCGAGGGCGCGGCGGGGGAGGGCAGGATTGGAACTGCACCTGTCACTATAG